One Glycine max cultivar Williams 82 chromosome 6, Glycine_max_v4.0, whole genome shotgun sequence DNA segment encodes these proteins:
- the LOC100814910 gene encoding glucose-1-phosphate adenylyltransferase large subunit 1 isoform X1, with the protein MASACVTLKANTHLANSEKGFLGERIKGGFNNSALVMNQLAIRSRSHKRVKHGVGVVSSVLTSNNAKESLTLQVPSFLRRRADPKNVVSIILGGGPGTQLFPLTKRAATPAVPVGGCYRLIDIPMSNCLNSGINKIFVLTQFNSASLNRHIARTYFGNGINFGDGIVEVLAATQTPGEAGKNWFQGTADAVRQFTWVFEDAKNTNVENVLILAGDHLYRMDYMDLVQSHVDRNADITVSCAAVGDSRASDYGLVKVDDRGRIIQFSEKPKGDDLKAMQADTSLLGLSSQDALESPYIASMGVYVFKTDVLLNLLKWRYPTSNDFGSEIIPAAVRDHNVQSYFFGDYWEDIGTIKSFYNANLALTEESHKFEFYDPKIPIYTSPGFLPPTKIDKCRIVDAIISHGCFLRECTVQHSIVGERSRLDYGVEVLDTVMMGADYYQTESEIASLLAEGKVPIGIGRNTKIRNCIIDKNAKIGKDVIIANKDGVQEADRPEDGFYIRSGITIIMEKATIEDGTVI; encoded by the exons ATGGCTTCTGCTTGTGTGACCCTGAAAGCCAATACCCATTTAGCAAACTCTGAGAAAGGCTTTCTTGGAGAAAGAATAAAAGGTGGCTTCAACAACAGTGCCTTGGTGATGAATCAGTTGGCTATACGTTCTAGAAGCCACAAGAGGGTGAAACATGGTGTTGGTGTTGTATCTTCTGTTCTCACATCAAACAATGCCAAAGAATCACTG ACCTTGCAAGTGCCTTCCTTTCTGAGAAGAAGAGCTGATccaaaaaatgttgtttccaTCATATTGGGAGGCGGACCTGGGACACAACTCTTTCCTCTCACCAAACGTGCTGCCACACCTGCC GTTCCTGTGGGTGGATGCTACAGGCTTATAGACATCCCTATGAGCAACTGTCTCAACAGTGGcatcaacaaaatatttgtgCTGACCCAGTTCAACTCTGCATCCCTCAACCGCCACATCGCCCGCACCTATTTTGGAAATGGCATTAACTTTGGGGATGGGATTGTGGAG GTTCTGGCGGCTACTCAAACACCAGGAGAGGCTGGAAAGAATTGGTTCCAAGGAACTGCAGATGCTGTGAGGCAATTCACTTGGGTATTTGAG GATGCCAAGAATACAAATGTTGAGAATGTGTTGATCTTGGCTGGAGATCATCTATATCGAATGGATTACATGGACCTTGTGCAG AGTCACGTGGATAGAAATGCTGATATTACAGTTTCATGTGCTGCCGTGGGTGACAG CCGTGCATCAGATTATGGATTGGTTAAAGTAGATGACAGAGGCCGCATCATTCAATTTTCAGAAAAACCTAAGGGTGATGATCTGAAAGCAATG CAAGCAGATACCTCTCTTCTTGGGTTGTCATCCCAAGATGCATTAGAGTCACCATATATTGCATCTATGGGGGTTTATGTATTCAAGACAGATGTTTTACTCAATCTTCTGAAATGGAGATATCCTACCTCAAATGACTTCGGATCTGAAATCATCCCTGCAGCTGTGAGGGATCACAATGTCCAA TCATATTTTTTTGGAGACTATTGGGAAGACATTGGAacaataaaatccttttacaatgCTAACTTGGCTCTTACTGAAGAG AGTCACAAGTTCGAATTTTATGACCCCAAGATTCCCATTTACACATCTCCAGGATTCTTACCACCAACAAAGATTGACAAATGCCGG ATTGTGGATGCTATTATCTCCCATGGATGTTTCCTGCGGGAATGCACAGTTCAACACTCCATTGTGGGTGAACGTTCACGCTTGGATTATGGCGTTGAGGTCCTG GACACTGTAATGATGGGAGCAGACTATTACCAAACTGAATCCGAAATTGCTTCTCTGCTGGCAGAGGGGAAGGTCCCAATTGGTATTGGAAGGAATACCAAAATTAG GAACTGTATTATTGACAAGAATGCAAAGATCGGGAAAGATGTCATCATCGCAAACAAAGAT GGCGTTCAAGAAGCAGATAGACCAGAAGATGGATTCTACATCCGATCAGGAATCACCATCATAATGGAGAAGGCAACCATAGAAGATGGCACTGTCATATAA
- the LOC100817031 gene encoding protein RER1B, whose amino-acid sequence MEGSGGGGASPSAPVKQYLHDFSKLFQYYLDKSTPHSTYRWIGTFVIASIYVLRVVYVQGFYIVSYGLGIYLLNLLIGFLSPLVDPELDPSDSPLLPTKGSDEFKPFIRRLPEFKFWYSFTKALCIAFVMTFFSLFDVPVFWPILLCYWFVLFVLTMRRQVAHMIKYKYIPFNLGKQKYSGNKSSARSSSSRAD is encoded by the exons ATGGAAGGAAGTGGCGGTGGCGGTGCTTCACCGTCTGCACCGGTGAAGCAGTATTTGCACGATTTCTCGAAGCTGTTTCAGTACTATCTGGATAAATCCACTCCACATTCCACGTACAGATGGATTGGGACTTTCGTGATAGCATCCATCTACGTTTTGCGCGTTGTTTATGTGCAGGGTTTTTACATTGTCTCTTATGGACTCGGAATCTACCTTCTGAATCTCTTGATTGGTTTTCTCTCCCCTTTGGTTGATCCTGAGCTCGATCCCTCCGACTCCCCTTTGCTTCCAACCAAAGGCTCCGATGAGTTCAAACCCTTCATTCGCCGCCTTCCGGAGTTCAAGTTCTG GTATTCTTTCACCAAGGCTCTCTGCATAGCGTTTGTGATGACCTTTTTTTCCCTGTTTGATGTTCCTGTCTTTTGGCCTATATTACTCTGTTACTGGTTTGTTCTCTTTGTCCTTACAATGAGGCGCCAAGTTGCTCACATGATCAAATACAAATATATCCCCTTCAACTTGGGGAAGCAG AAGTATAGCGGTAATAAATCTTCTGCAAGGAGCAGTAGCTCTCGTGCAGACTGA
- the LOC100819351 gene encoding SNF1-related protein kinase regulatory subunit gamma-1-like: MQSRKIADVLNVSDGGRGLENKEKNLSSNLHNDHDNQNQHVQIDSGSALQQFLDHIPISAIAGIKNSPVLELKAGDSIRDAIHALYKKDIFSAAIVDTSDSHAGSIRFSDRYIGLIDFTSMVLWCLEEFDKIKNDTMENHLMDLENDGLFSILDQVPQIGLTKVSELAKSFLWEPFFPVNMDDTVLHALLLLSKHRVHVLPVIQEPQAGLIGYVTQNAVVQHLLQSSELEWFDSIADKNISDFRFESQENPSCVYGDQTVANALDLLWQNQTCAVAVVDRQTKKLVGNVRNGDVYNLVKNNDLLRNRSILTVKEFIHIETDKVVTEQAIEHDHGALLTAGSLRLKNSFIPRMDLPVANKETETLKQIMEHTTETNSSFSFLINDNEQVTGLLTLRDIILQFAPPNMNSSINGGGFFEFALEQSGCQVKNGTMVRNH, translated from the exons ATGCAATCTCGGAAAATTGCGGACGTGTTGAACGTCTCGGATGGTGGTCGTGGGTTAGAAAACAAGGAAAAGAACCTCAGTTCAAACCTCCACAATGATCATGATAACCAAAACCAACACGTGCAGATTGATTCTGGCTCTGCCCTCCAACAATTTCTTGATCACATACCCATTAGTGCAATAGCTGGCATAAAAAATTCACCTG TTTTGGAATTGAAAGCTGGAGACAGTATAAGGGATGCAATTCATGCGTTGTACAAAAAGGATATATTTTCTGCAGCAATTGTGGATACGTCAGACTCCCATGCGGGCAGCATAAGGTTTTCAGATCGTTATATTGGTCTCATTGATTTTACAAGCATGGTTCTTTGGTGCCTTGAG GAAtttgataagataaaaaatgataCCATGGAAAATCATCTCATGGATTTAGAGAACGATGGCCTTTTCTCCATCCTGGATCAGGTTCCTCAGATTGGGCTAACCAAG GTTAGCGAGTTGGCCAAGTCATTCCTCTGGGAACCATTTTTCCCAGTAAACATGGATGACACGGTTTTGCATGCTTTGCTACTTCTCTCTAAGCATCGGGTGCACGTTTTGCCGGTCATACAGGAACCTCAAGCTGGACTCATCGGTTATGTTACACAG AATGCAGTAGTCCAGCACCTTCTTCAATCAAGTGAACTAGAGTGGTTTGATAGCATTGCAGATAAGAACATATCAGATTTCCG ATTTGAAAGCCAAGAAAATCCTAGTTGTGTATATGGGGACCAAACTGTTGCAAATGCTTTAGATTTGCTCTGGCAAAACCAAACTTGTGCAGTTGCTGTTGTAGATCGACAAACTAAGAAGCTCGTGGGTAATGTAAGGAACGGCGACGTTTATAATCTTGTAAAGAATAATGACCTCCTAAGAAATAGATC GATTTTAACTGTGAAAGAATTCATTCACATAGAGACTGACAAAGTAGTAACTGAACAAGCCATTGAACATGACCATGGGGCTTTACTCACAGCAGGAAGTCTCCGTCTGAAAAACAGCTTCATACCCAGAATGGACTTGCCCGTTGCCAACAAGGAAACTGAAACGCTCAAGCAAATAATGGAGCATACGACTGAGACTAATAGCAGTTTCAGCTTTCTGATCAATGATAATGAGCAAGTTACAGGGTTGCTCACACTAAGAGATATAATTCTGCAGTTTGCACCACCAAATATGAATTCTAGCATTAATGGAGGTGGGTTTTTCGAATTTGCCTTGGAGCAAAGTGGATGTCAGGTGAAAAATGGAACTATGGTTCGTAATCATTGA
- the LOC100814910 gene encoding glucose-1-phosphate adenylyltransferase large subunit 1 isoform X2 produces MVPVGGCYRLIDIPMSNCLNSGINKIFVLTQFNSASLNRHIARTYFGNGINFGDGIVEVLAATQTPGEAGKNWFQGTADAVRQFTWVFEDAKNTNVENVLILAGDHLYRMDYMDLVQSHVDRNADITVSCAAVGDSRASDYGLVKVDDRGRIIQFSEKPKGDDLKAMQADTSLLGLSSQDALESPYIASMGVYVFKTDVLLNLLKWRYPTSNDFGSEIIPAAVRDHNVQSYFFGDYWEDIGTIKSFYNANLALTEESHKFEFYDPKIPIYTSPGFLPPTKIDKCRIVDAIISHGCFLRECTVQHSIVGERSRLDYGVEVLDTVMMGADYYQTESEIASLLAEGKVPIGIGRNTKIRNCIIDKNAKIGKDVIIANKDGVQEADRPEDGFYIRSGITIIMEKATIEDGTVI; encoded by the exons atg GTTCCTGTGGGTGGATGCTACAGGCTTATAGACATCCCTATGAGCAACTGTCTCAACAGTGGcatcaacaaaatatttgtgCTGACCCAGTTCAACTCTGCATCCCTCAACCGCCACATCGCCCGCACCTATTTTGGAAATGGCATTAACTTTGGGGATGGGATTGTGGAG GTTCTGGCGGCTACTCAAACACCAGGAGAGGCTGGAAAGAATTGGTTCCAAGGAACTGCAGATGCTGTGAGGCAATTCACTTGGGTATTTGAG GATGCCAAGAATACAAATGTTGAGAATGTGTTGATCTTGGCTGGAGATCATCTATATCGAATGGATTACATGGACCTTGTGCAG AGTCACGTGGATAGAAATGCTGATATTACAGTTTCATGTGCTGCCGTGGGTGACAG CCGTGCATCAGATTATGGATTGGTTAAAGTAGATGACAGAGGCCGCATCATTCAATTTTCAGAAAAACCTAAGGGTGATGATCTGAAAGCAATG CAAGCAGATACCTCTCTTCTTGGGTTGTCATCCCAAGATGCATTAGAGTCACCATATATTGCATCTATGGGGGTTTATGTATTCAAGACAGATGTTTTACTCAATCTTCTGAAATGGAGATATCCTACCTCAAATGACTTCGGATCTGAAATCATCCCTGCAGCTGTGAGGGATCACAATGTCCAA TCATATTTTTTTGGAGACTATTGGGAAGACATTGGAacaataaaatccttttacaatgCTAACTTGGCTCTTACTGAAGAG AGTCACAAGTTCGAATTTTATGACCCCAAGATTCCCATTTACACATCTCCAGGATTCTTACCACCAACAAAGATTGACAAATGCCGG ATTGTGGATGCTATTATCTCCCATGGATGTTTCCTGCGGGAATGCACAGTTCAACACTCCATTGTGGGTGAACGTTCACGCTTGGATTATGGCGTTGAGGTCCTG GACACTGTAATGATGGGAGCAGACTATTACCAAACTGAATCCGAAATTGCTTCTCTGCTGGCAGAGGGGAAGGTCCCAATTGGTATTGGAAGGAATACCAAAATTAG GAACTGTATTATTGACAAGAATGCAAAGATCGGGAAAGATGTCATCATCGCAAACAAAGAT GGCGTTCAAGAAGCAGATAGACCAGAAGATGGATTCTACATCCGATCAGGAATCACCATCATAATGGAGAAGGCAACCATAGAAGATGGCACTGTCATATAA
- the LOC100820414 gene encoding phenylcoumaran benzylic ether reductase Pyrc5: MAGDSKSKILFIGGTGYIGKFIVEASAKAGHPTFVLVRESSLSNPAKSSLILGVNFVFGDLYDHQSLVSAIKQVDVVISTLGHLQLADQDKIISAIKEMLGCDCDVHFKFYPSEFGNDVDRTHAVEPAKSAFATKANVRRAIEAQEIPFTYVSSNFFAGYFLPNLSQPGATAAPRDRVIILGDGNPKAVFNKEEDIGTYTINSVDDPRTLNKILYIRPPANTLSFNELVTLWEGKIGKTLERIYVPEEQLLKQIEESAPPVNVILSINHSSYVKGDQTNFEIESSFGVEASALYPDVKYTTVDEYLNQFV; encoded by the exons ATGGCAGGGGACAGCAAGAGCAAGATTCTGTTCATCGGAGGAACTGGTTACATCGGAAAATTCATCGTGGAAGCCAGCGCCAAAGCTGGCCACCCAACTTTCGTTTTGGTGAGGGAGTCCTCTCTCTCCAACCCCGCAAAATCATCCCTCATCCTCGGTGTCAATTTTGTTTTC GGAGATCTATACGATCACCAAAGTTTGGTGAGTGCCATAAAGCAGGTCGATGTAGTCATTTCTACTTTAGGACACTTGCAGCTAGCTGATCAAGACAAGATCATTTCTGCAATTAAGGAAATGTTAgg CTGTGATTGTGATGTTCATTTT AAGTTCTATCCATCTGAGTTTGGAAATGATGTGGACCGGACTCATGCAGTGGAACCAGCCAAATCTGCATTTGCAACAAAGGCCAATGTTCGCAGAGCTATTGAGGCTCAAGAAATTCCCTTCACTTATGTGTCAAGCAACTTCTTTGCTGGTTACTTCCTACCCAACTTGTCGCAGCCTGGAGCTACAGCTGCCCCCAGAGACAGAGTTATTATCCTAGGAGATGGAAATCCCAAAG CTGTTTTTAACAAGGAAGAGGATATTGGAACTTATACAATCAATTCTGTGGATGATCCAAGAACCTTGAACAAAATTCTCTACATTAGACCACCAGCTAATACCTTGTCATTTAACGAGCTTGTTACTCTCTGGGAGGGAAAGATTGGTAAAACACTTGAAAGAATTTATGTTCCAGAGGAACAACTCCTGAAGCAAATTGAAG aGTCCGCACCACCCGTGAATGTGATCCTGTCAATTAATCACTCTTCTTATGTAAAGGGGGATCAGACTAACTTTGAAATTGAGTCTTCATTTGGAGTGGAGGCTTCAGCTCTATATCCTGATGTGAAATACACCACTGTGGATGAGTACCTTAATCAGTTCGTCTAA
- the LOC100499996 gene encoding Protein RER1B-like, protein MEGSGGGGGSGGGSPSAPVKQYLQEFSKLFQYYLDKSTPHALYRWIGTFVIASIYVLRVVYLQGFYIVSYGLGIYLLNLLIGFLSPLVDPELDPSNAPMLPTKGSDEFKPFIRRLPEFKFWYSFTKALCIAFVMTFFSMFDVPVFWPILLCYWVVLFVLTMRRQVAHMMKYKYIPFNLGKQKYSGKKSSASSSGSRAD, encoded by the exons ATGGAGGGAAGTGGAGGTGGCGGTGGCAGTGGCGGTGGTTCACCTTCTGCACCTGTGAAGCAATACTTGCAGGAATTCTCGAAGCTTTTTCAGTACTATCTGGATAAATCCACTCCCCATGCCCTCTACAGATGGATTGGGACTTTCGTGATTGCATCCATCTACGTTCTGCGTGTTGTTTATTTGCAGGGGTTTTACATTGTCTCCTACGGCCTCGGAATCTACCTTCTCAATCTCTTGATTGGCTTTCTCTCCCCTTTGGTTGATCCAGAGCTCGATCCCTCCAACGCCCCTATGCTTCCAACCAAAGGCTCCGATGAGTTCAAACCCTTCATTCGCCGCCTCCCTGAGTTCAAGTTCTG GTATTCTTTCACTAAGGCTCTCTGCATAGCGTTTGTGATGACCTTTTTTTCCATGTTTGATGTTCCTGTCTTTTGGCCTATATTACTCTGTTACTGGGTTGTTCTCTTTGTCCTTACAATGAGGCGTCAAGTTGCACACATGATGAAATACAAATATATCCCCTTCAACTTGGGGAAGCAG AAGTATAGTGGTAAGAAATCTTCTGCAAGTAGCAGTGGCTCTCGTGCAGACTGA